In Setaria italica strain Yugu1 chromosome I, Setaria_italica_v2.0, whole genome shotgun sequence, the genomic window caaagctgaaacaaacattTTGCTTGCTAGTTGCTGCTacttcctttttctaaaaacaaGTTGCTTCTACCCCTTCCTTTGTCCCCACAAAAAAAAGGCTGCTGTTactccctcctccgtccctgGAGTTGCTGGGACAACTAGACTAGCAAGTAACGTCAGTAAAGGACGGGGGAAAAAAAGCTTGTGTCAAGAACTTAACCAAGTCAGAGCTAATCAGAACCGTGAACTGACGGCGGCTACTAATCAGTATGTTACCACGATGCTTATCTGTGGCCAAACGTCACCTCACCTGACGGCTCACGCCACGTACAAGATGACCACGCATCCAGTGATCCAAATCTTGCCCCCAGCGGCAACCTCGCGCATAAAAATACCTCGAGAATGGCCTGCCCAGCAAGCAAGGCAAGGGTGGGTAAACGAACAAATAAGAGTGCCTGCAACTGCAAAACGCTAGGCGCCCCGTTTCGACGAGTAGCAGTTTCAGATTCGGCAGCGTGAGCGTGAGCGTGAGCGTCTTACCAGTTACCAGTTACCCTCTCTCAGCAACCGAGCCTGCCGGAGACGCCAGGTCAAGACAAGCGGCACCTCCAATTCCCCCGTTCCTGACCAGCGACCATGATTCACGAGCGGggcgagagggagggaggagctgGTCCCGGGTCCCGGCGGAACCCTTTTGTTTTGCGCCGGCTGGCGTACGCTGGTACTGTACCAGCGCACGGCACTTGAGCGCGGACGCGCGGTGCCTTTGCCCGTGACCACAGTGAAAACTTTAGCAACGTGCCTGTGTCGCTGTGTCGCCTCGGGGCCCCCGCCCGCCTCCTGAGTTGTTGGACCGCGCCGTGGGACTGCCGGGCTGGGACTGTGGGAGTCATGCTCCGCGGCCCTCGGCGCGCGGCGGGAGTTAATTGAGGCGGGGCCCGCGACCCGCGAGtcaagctgcagctgcagctgcagctgctgcggtTCCAGCCTTCCAGGTAGGCCGGGCGCTCATCAATCGCTCTGCCGCCGGATCCGATCGCGGCCTTCCGACCCCGCGAGAAATGACTTGTCCTGTgtcctcctctccgctccaTCGTTTCCCTGTGCAGTCACCACTGCTCCGCACGGCGGATTCTCGCGGCTCGAGATTGGAGAAACGCCCCTCCGGTCCCCAAGAATTCGCGAGCGGCTGGAGCAGCTAAAACATCGGTCTGGACTGGTGTTATGGATACACAGGATACCGTTTGGAGGATACAACGGTGGTGACAGCGACGGACGACCTCCCGTCGAAAGTTCCCGGTGATCCGTGTGTTGGCTCCTGCACGTTTCATTCGTTCTGGATGGAAGGGCGTGTTGCTGGTACTGCCAAGCACTTGCTGTTATTTTCAGATAGTGATGTGCTCTACAAACCACAACGGTTTTGGCAGATAAACGCACATCACGTGACTCTGTCAGCAGACCATTTAGAATACTCGACGGATAAGCAATCTCTGATTCTCTATGCACTCGCTGACGTGCAAGGATCGacaactactccctctgtttcttAAGGCTATTAGAATTTAGGAATACATGCTTCAACCATCAGTTGCTTTTACTGTTTCAGAACAATATAGAGATTCATCAACATCAGTCGATACAAATTCAGTTCGCATTAGAAAATACATATGGAATGTGAATCTTTACAGCTTTTTTTATACTAAAAATGCATAAAACTAGACTAAGGTCCCTTTTGGCAGGGCTTCTCAACCAGCTTCACCATCGGCTtcttgagaagccctaccaaacagcgACGAATGAAACGGCTTCTTACCTGAAGCCCCGAAAATCACGCTGAGAGGAggcaggagagagaggagaagcccaAAAAAGGAACTCCCCGCGGCTTCGTCCCCTTCGTGGGGCCAAAGTCCCCATCTTGCTCATGGACGCACAGGGGCCGGAGGATGGCGGGCGCAGGGAGGCTGGAGGACGCTGTTGGTGGTGGCGCTGGTGCGAGGAGGGCACTGGCGACGGCGTGGATGCACGGGGGCGGAGGacgggccagcggcggcgggcgcggggtgGAAGACAACACGCGCTGGCCACGGGCGAATGGCTACGGCTGTGAATAAGAATAGGAAGAGGAGAGAAAAGgataaaggaaaaaagaaaatggagagAATGGGAAATAAAGAGAGGataaaaaataggaagaaaagagaaaaataaaaaataaaaataaaaaggataagggTATTATAGatattttatcatttttatccatgttaCACAGCTACGAGAAGCCGTTTTGCTAAACGTTTTTCCATTAAGACAAGTCGAAGCAAAAAAACTACTTCACCAAAGAAGCCATAGCTGCAACCGTTTTAGCCACAGCCGCAGCCCTGCCAAACGAGCCCTACATATCGGTCAGGACTGCGAAGTTTGATCTTCTTAATATATTTTGAGATTAAATGTACTGGGAGTCTAGGAAAGCGGATAGCTAGCGTGATAATGGATCATTGACCGATCCTAGTACAAGTCAACTCAAGATCATATTTACCTTTCGGGGACCAAACTACTTTTGAATGTGGTAACAAAACCACCGCATTTATGAACTATAATCTTATGAAAATTACTGTAATTATTGGAGGTCTTGGTGATCATCTCATTGTTGGAAAGCATTTGTTCCATAATAAAAAAGTTCAAAGAGAATATTCTTGTATGTGCCAAAGCGTCAAAGAATAAGTTTAATTAAACCAGTTTGCATATGCCATGAGTTTCCCTTCATTTTCACGCCAGCAGCAGCTCAATGGGCATAAGAAAAGATGAAGTATGCTGGGGAGTATGCGGGAAATCACTTGTACTATTGATAGGGACAAGATTGCCGGCATCATGTCGATGCCTCCCGGGTGGACCATGCTTTTAAGTCAAGGATCAATCAAGGGCAAACACAGAGTGATTACTCTTTTACAGAATCCGATTAACCGAAAACGGAAGGGGCTTTTCTACAAAGCTGCCCGCAACATGtctgccgctgccgcggccgcgtCATACACACACGCCATTCGGAGCTCGCATCCGAACGCGAGCAAGCAGACCAAATCGCCCTCCGTATTCTATCGCCCGCACCGCATCTGGCCGCCTcggcacccggcggcggcggcggcgatggggctggagatggaggcgatggcggcgtcgATTGGCGTCTCGGTGCCCGTGCTCCGCTTCCTGCTCTGCTTCGCGGCCACCATCCCGACGGGCCTCCTGTGGCGCGCGGTGCCCGGCGCCACGGGGCGACACCTCTACGCGGGGCTCACGGGCGCCGCGCTCTCCTACCTCTCCTTCGGGGCCACGTCCAACCTCCTCTTCGTCGTGCCCATGGCGCTCGGCTACCTCGCCATGCTCCTCTTCCGCCGCCACGCCGGGCTCATCACCTTCCTCGGCGCCTTCGGCTTCCTCATCGCATGGTGAAACTCGCCCTTCCTCAGTTCCTCCCTctgtctccactctccagcGGGTTAATATCAGGGCTTAGTTTACGGTGATTGGGAGCAGGGATCGGTACTTATATGTTCAAATTTGAGTAGAACCGAGCAGGAAAATTGCACCGACTGTAGTTTATTCGGATGTGAACTTGATTAATTGCCGACGAAGGATGGGGTGTGGTGCCGCCAGCATTGGATTTTTTTTCGTACTCGAGTTGATTGAGCGTTTCTGACCTTTCCTCTGGGGTCTTGTGGTCCTGCTTCAAGTAAGATTTTGAAGGGGGCGAACTGTGGTCTTGCATTAACTATGTACCAATTTGCCTCATGCCCGCTAACTTTTCAATAGGGGAACTCTTATTGTTTGAAATGAATGCGTTCAAATAGTAACCATTTTTTTCTTGCGGTCTAGATAACTGCAAATTGTGGCAGTGGCTTACAAATTACAATAGATGTTCATAACCGCTGCATGCATTGCATGTTCCGATCCAATCATATACTAGTAGCCTCAAAATCCTCTGCTAAGATTTGGCAACATCGTACAATAGATTTCAACTGTTGCATGGATTGCATCTTCCGGTTCAACTGTTTTTTCATAGCATCTAAACCCAGTGTTTAGATTTGACCAGTAGCCCATCATATGTGGGTTTTGTTTCAAACACAAAGCCAAATCAGAAACTAGGTCCTGTGCTGTAGAGGGGTAGAGTTCTATGCATCCTTTCTGGTAATGTATTGATTTAAGAGCAAGATGACTGTTCCGTGGGCTTTGAGTTGAGATTAGCATCTCCCCAGTGGGCCTCTGGTTTTTTGTTGCCATTTATATGTTATTTACACTCTATATGACTGCAAGCAGTTCATGAGCTTTCCATCCAAACATTAGTTTCCTTTGCAGCAAGTCTTAGCATTAGTTTGTTATTTTGGATTGCATCGCTTTAATCAATCAGTTATTGTAGGTTGTGTCCTGGACATTGTTAGTTCATGTATATGCCTCAGTATCCATCGGTTTACTCAATGGAACATTTGCATGAATAATGGAAGTAACACGGGAACTTTTCATCTGCATGCCTGGTTTTTACTATTGTTTCTACCCCTATTAGTCACCAGCTCAAGTGTTTTGTTCTGTGTGTGCAGTCAATTTTGTTTTGTATGGTAAGTATAAATGGTATTTCTGAGATTATATTTATGATTCACCATGAAGACTTGTGCGAACGGGCGTGTAGCTCAATGGAAGCAACACTTTAGTAGCATCTCCAGATCCTGGGTTCGACTCCCTgtgggagcgaatttcaggACTGGTTAAAAAAATCCCCCTGTTGTGCCTCCCCACAGAATAGGGCAGCGGCGGGTAACGGTGTGAGCCTACCAGGGGTAGTGACAGTGGTTGCCGACCCAGGTGTTATGGTGCATCCCTATGGTGTAAGGTCAGTGTCTGGGGGGTTTCTTGGCCGGTTTGGCTAGGTTTCCTTCTGAAGTCAAAGCTGTGGGAGCGGTCTTTCCCTCACCGGTCAAGTTTTTTTAGGAGTTGAGTTAATATGAACTTTGTTTGGCAAAACccaagagaagagaagaaaacaCAAATTGTTAAGCTACATCTTCCGAGGATTTCCCCCTTTTATTTGGATGGTTCGCTGCTATTTGTGTGTAAAAGCTAGAGATATCGTGGATATGCAAGGAACCATGTGAGATGATGTTGTTGTTACTTGGTGCTGTGAGATGGCATTATCCATGGTAGGCACTAGGCACAACAAAATGCAACGTTGCGAGATGGCACTATCCATGGAGCATGCTGTATTGGCGAGAGAGAATGGCTAGAATATACCTACTCTAGAAATATAATCCAGGAAAAAATAGTGGTCTTTTGGGATCTGCTTTAACGGGCTTTTCATTTGTTACCCGAATAATCCAAAGCCGCCCCAACTTTTTCTGTGCTGTTTATTAGGATCAGGCACATCAATTCaatatttcaatttttcatAGTTAAACAATCCAGGAATGATCCTGTTGTTATTTTATCTATCTAATGAATTTTGTAACCTGATTACATGTAATTGTACTGTAGGCCCTTAGGGGTTTTCACTGCAGTACCCACATCCAATGACGTCTGACTTTGTGGGCACAGATGAATCATAGTTTCATTCTCATCAATGACGCTCCCTTCTCCTCTACCCTCTTATGAAAATTGTGCTATTCCAACAGATTTGATTAACTTGGATAATCAATTTGATATTTAGGCTAATACTTGGTTAGAAGTGCAAAACAGGACTTAGGATAGCGAATCAAACCAAAACAGCTGGCATACTTTTTTCAGGAAACAGACATTTCTAGCCCAATTTAATGGTATTGAAGGCTTCAATATATATAATAAGTAGCAATGCGGATGCTGTGTCTAATATGGCCTTATCATAATAGTGGGCCTACTTTTGCAATAAGTTTCATGTTGTTCTACTACGGTCCAAAAAAAAGGTGAGACAATTTGGCAGGTCCTCATACCTCGTGTAATTGCATAACACCACCTCTGATTGCATAACAAGTGTCAAACTAAGGCGCCGTATATTGATTATCTGTAACTGAAATTGAGGACCTTATATATGCCAATACAACATCTTTTCCATAAAATGCTATAATTGTCGTCCTGTCGACCTCTGTCCTAACTTAGTAATTAGGACAACTTATCCAAGTATCTGTCTTGAGAGTTGAGATTTGAGAGTATGGTCTGAATATCAATccactttttttttgtgtgtgtccAACCTTGCTTTGACATGTAGGTTTACTTGCATGGGTGTAGCATATACACTGCCAATAGCTATTATCTGTTTCTCATATTGTGTTTTCTACTGTCCCTTAAATCCTTGTGTCATATGCAAAGTTTTGAAAAGTGAGGTGAATCAGTCAGCTGTGGTTGGAGTTAGGAATGTTACCACTATTGGGTTCAAAAGGGGCTTCTTGTATTGGTGCATTTGGTTTTAAGTTTAGATCTTACAAAGTAAAATCTTGGCCATGATATAAAATGTTGGTACTCGATTCTAAGTTAGATAATGTTTGCAAGAaactaaaataattttttttatgttcagTAGTATATTACATAATAATAACACATTCAAAATCCCTTACGTGTTTTGTTCTTATTACTAGTCATGTGTACTACATGAGTGGAGATGCATGGAAGGAGGGAGGCATTGATGCAACTGGTATGCCTATTGCTGTTTGTACTTCACATAGTAAAGCTAGCGTTTGCTGTGCAGTTTTATGCAGCATTGCTCATGCATATATGAAatacttgcaaaaaaaaaatagttataTCATGGGTTTCAATTCATTTCTTTATATTGTGCTGCTGATAGTTAACAGCGTTACGTCAGGGTTTTGTTATGATCAGATAGTGAGAACAGTGCTTTCATTTTATAAGAGGCAAGGAATAATTCATACTGCATGTTTAGTAGAAGCGTAAGCAAAGTGCTACATAATGACTAAATAGAGGCAATGATATGTAATAATGTAACTGAATGGAAGCAAGTACAGGTTCCTTTATTTTTAGGCCATTTGTCAACTTGTTCTTTAAGTTTGTGTCTACAAACTTTAGTTTGTTCTATATCTGTCTCGGACCCTGTTATAGTATCCTTCCATAATTTGATTTGTCTGTCAATGCAGGTGCTTTAATGGTTTTTGATTTATCTGTGCAATGCAGGTGCTTTAATGGTTTTGACGCTGAAAGTCATTTCCTGCGCAATAAACTACAGTGATGGCATCTTGAAGGAAGAGGGTTTGCGTGATGCTCAGAAAAAGTACCGATTGACTAAGCTTCCTTCTCTAATTGAATATTTTGGTTACTGCCTCTGCTGTGGGAGCCACTTTGCTGGACCGGTGTACGAGATGAAAGATTATCTTGATTGGACTGAAAGGAAAGGAGTAAGTGGCCTCCATCAACTTTGTGTGTGTTATGCTATCTTTTGCCTCATCCTGATATTCGTTAATCTTTTGCAGATATGGGCTAGCCCAACTCCTTCACCCTTGTTACCTACTTTGCGTGCTCTAGTTCAGGCTGGTATATGCATGGGGTTATATTTATACCTGTCACCTAAATTTCCACTCTCACGGTTTAGTGAGCCCCTTTATTATGAATGGGGTTTCTGGCACCGGCTCTTCTATCAGTACATGTCAGGCTTTACTGCTCGTTGGAAATATTACTTTATATGGTCAATTTCAGAAGCTGCAATTATTATATCTGGTCTGGGCTTTACTGGTTGGTCAGAGTCTTCTCCCCCAAAAGCCAAATGGGATCGTGCAAAGAATGTTGATGTATTAGGTGTTGAATTAGCTGGAAGTGCAGTTCAATTGCCCCTTGTGTGGAATATTCAAGTGAGCACATGGCTACGATACTGTAAGTTCTGTCTCTTGATAAAATCCATTACATCACCCACTCATGATTGCCTGTACGGCTGTACCACTTGTTTGTGAAGCTTGGTTTGGGAGAGAATATAACACTACTTATTCATGTAAAGATTTAACTAAGTTATCTGCCATATTTTGTGCTATACAGGATCCACTACTGAAACAATTTACTTTCCTTACATTCATTCATACCACAGTACATTATTCATTACATAATACTAACTCACTTTTATGTTTCCACAACTGTTTCAGATGTCTATGAGAGGCTGATTCAGAAAGGAAAGAAACCTGGTTTCCTTCAGTTGTTGGGTACACAGACAGTCAGCGCCGTCTGGCATGTGAGTATATATTTCCTCTCACCTCCTATGTACTTAGGGGCCATTTGGAACCATTGCCGGTTACTATTTAGCCTTGCGAAGCAAGGATAGGGATGAGGGCTATGCGTTTGGAAGGACAGCTAGCCTGTCTTGGGGTCTCCGCTGGCAAGGTTTTACCTTGCTGATGCCGGAGAGCCAATCTGGCTCACTTGCGCCGGCAAAATTGGCTGGCCTGGCAAAGCAAGGTCAGGCAAAGTAGCAAAGAAACCGAACGCCCCCTTAGTTTGTGGTGATTGTTGCTTGTACTTCTTGTCATGTCATAGAGCAGCCTGACGTTAGTTGGGCCAATAGTTTCTAATTACTAGAAGAATGCTTTTTGGAAATTAGATCTGCTGTTGTCCTGATGTCTTATTATACTCCTCGCCATGTAGAGTCCACGTGTGAAAATGGTAAATCGCACTTAGCTTACTGATCATGAACTTGTTTTACTTTTGGCATATTGATGACAATTCTTGTTGATCTTTTTTATCCCAACAAAGTTTGTCTTGTGGTGATTCACACTTTTTGTAACTTTATCCGCACCAATTTGTCCTCCTATCTGATATTCTCATTCTACAGGGACTGTATCCTGGGTATATCATATTCTTTGTTCAATCGGCATTGATGATAAATGGTTCACGAGGTACCTCTCTATCCCATTACTGTTGGGTTTGCTTCTGCTAAGCTCAATTTTGGAGATGTGTTTATTTAAAGAAGGCTTTTGAACTTGTAATTtgattttcccttttctttcaaTACAGTTATATACAGATGGCAACAAACAGTGAACAATTCAGTTTTCCGCGGTATCCTGGCTTTTCTGAATTTTGCATATACATTGCTGGTGCTTAACTACTCGTGCATTGGGTTCCAGGTTAGTTTCAAACCTATGAACATATCATGTCTTGGGAGTTGGAACATGATGGTGCTTCTCTATATGAATTTTCAGCAAAAGATTCTTGCATAAACTTTTGACTCATGTTATGGTCCTAACCTCTGATGACTAAAATAAACATATAAGTTTGCTTTATGCTTCCTTTTGCATTTTTGTAACAGCCGATTATACACGTGAGAAAGTTCCCGTGAGTATCTTTGGTTCCATAAGTCCTTTAGATGATGGGACGGTACAGAGGGGGAACAACATTTTAGCAAATATGGACGTCATTGTTAAATAATGCTGCCTTTTAATGTAGTTTCAGTTTCCACGTATCTTAATGCAGAAAGTTTGCGCCTACTTCCTCGAGCAGGATGAGGAATGGATGTCTGTTTCACTTCCTGGGCCAGGATCATGACAATTAATATGCTGTTTAATTTTGTTTTCTGAAGGTACTGAGCTTCAAGGAAACGTTGGCATCCTACCAGAGCGTGTATTATGTTGGCACAATTGTTCCCATTGTATGTGTCCTGCTGGGCAATGTTATCAAACCAGCAAGGAAGCCGAAGGCTCAGAAGGCCGAGTGAGGAATATATACTCGGGTGATCGTTACACAGAAGAAAGATGGGAGAGAGCTTCAACGACGATAACACAGCTAGTTTTCAGATTATGTATTCTCCTTTTGAACCATATCAAAGTTAGCACAAGGATAGTGTGGTGCCCCCAGTTCTCATATTTCGGAACTCCATCGCAATTGACCGTCATTAAAACGTGTCACTCCCGTCGGGTTTTTCTTCCACATAATGACTTCATGTTGCAAAGCATTTTTGGCTTGTCGAGCCTTCTACTCTTTTGTTCTCATCTGCCTGTTGATGAATGTCTTTGGGACGCCTTTCCACCTGGAGCCTGATGGAGGTGTGAATGCGCTTGTTGCTCGCACCTCACATCCCATCGTGTTAGTTGTTAGTTTGTTACCTACTGAGCTCCTAGAACTGAGCATCCGTGTTTTGACtcggcctttttttttctctccactGCTCACTTTGAATGCAGTTTTGGTGCGATTGCAGCTGAAGTTTTGAAGTCGTAGCCATCATGATGCGGTGATGGACGCTGGTCATAGACTATGAAGTGTGAACCATGGAGCCTGTCGTCGTATAAATGGTGCTTCCGCTGCTGCTGCGGTATACGCACGCCTGGGTGGCCCGGTCCAACCCAACGTGCGGCAGAGGCGGTGATGTGGTGTTGGGTGTTGGTCGCGTCATACTCATTCACGTGCTGGGCCATGGCCTAGTATACTGTTACGTGGACTGCGtatgctgcaactgcaagtagTGTGCTTCGTGCGTGGGGGCTCGGGCGCACCCGGACGACTTGTATAAAAGGGACGTGGTGCGCtatccgcctacagtgttgttGGTAAATGGTGACGCGACGGGACGGGACGCGGCGTTGATCCGGTCATGACCGTGACGGGCATCTACTGAATCACTGATCCATCATGCACTAGATGCCACTCGCATCGGCGTCATGGACACGAAGACCACCAAGAACGCCGAGGCGTATACCAAGTCAACCTTTTCTTTCCAGATAGAGAATGTTCGGGTCAAACGGTCCAGCTCCAGCGGATGACGTCCTGCGCACGATCGGGTTGGACTTGGAATCTCGGCATTTCCAAGACAACTCAGCTCATTTTGCCATTGATTGATTTTTAGCCCGCTCGCGCGCCCTGTCTTTTCACTGTTCCTATCATGCGGCACTCACGCCCACGACCAACCTTCAACGCCTGCGACCACGGACGGCTGAGCTTGGGAAGGGAAAGGGAAGATCGGCCACGCCGGCGGCACTGAGCCGGTCTCTGATTGCGACGCGgctcgcgccaccgccgcccatcCGTCTCGCGCTCCGTGCCGCGCACGCGCCAACGCCCGCGGTCGttcttcctcccttccttcccACCCGGCGACGACCACCCGGCCACGCCGCGGCACCGGCACGGGATGGGGGCGTGCCAGCGACCAGAGCTTGCGCGGCGGC contains:
- the LOC101786495 gene encoding lysophospholipid acyltransferase 1, with product MSAAAAAASYTHAIRSSHPNASKQTKSPSVFYRPHRIWPPRHPAAAAAMGLEMEAMAASIGVSVPVLRFLLCFAATIPTGLLWRAVPGATGRHLYAGLTGAALSYLSFGATSNLLFVVPMALGYLAMLLFRRHAGLITFLGAFGFLIACHVYYMSGDAWKEGGIDATGALMVLTLKVISCAINYSDGILKEEGLRDAQKKYRLTKLPSLIEYFGYCLCCGSHFAGPVYEMKDYLDWTERKGIWASPTPSPLLPTLRALVQAGICMGLYLYLSPKFPLSRFSEPLYYEWGFWHRLFYQYMSGFTARWKYYFIWSISEAAIIISGLGFTGWSESSPPKAKWDRAKNVDVLGVELAGSAVQLPLVWNIQVSTWLRYYVYERLIQKGKKPGFLQLLGTQTVSAVWHGLYPGYIIFFVQSALMINGSRVIYRWQQTVNNSVFRGILAFLNFAYTLLVLNYSCIGFQVLSFKETLASYQSVYYVGTIVPIVCVLLGNVIKPARKPKAQKAE